Genomic DNA from Salinibacterium sp. NK8237:
CTGGCCGTCGTGCGCCCTAAATGCAGCGGCGTAGGCCCGCTCGATGAGAGCAAGATTGGCCTTCGGGTGACTTGCCTTGACCGTTCGCAGAAGTTTCTCGACTGAACCCGCTGGTTGTGCACGGGAGAAGAGTCGAGGAAGGAGCGCGCGAAACGACGCTGATGACTGCTGCGAATCACTCATCCCGCTACCTCCTAGATCGATTCTAGGACGCGTTCGACACCGCGAAGTTCACGAGCGCAACGAACCACTGCTGTTCCTTGCGAACGAATAACCACACGTTCGTGCACGGTAGCTACTTGCTGCCCTTGTCTGCAGCACGCGCAGCAGTGAGGCGCTTGGTGCGGCTGAGGATGGCTGGCTCGTTCTGACGGAACTGCGCATACAACGGAGCGGCGATGAAAATCGTCGAGTAAGTGCCGACGATAATGCCGATGAACAGCGCGAGGGCGATGTCACGCAGCGTTCCTGCACCCAGCACATACGCGCCGATGAACAAGATGGCACCGACAGGCAGAGCAGCCACTACACCCGTGTTGATGGAACGCACAAGAGTCTGATTTACCGCGAGATTCACCGATTCAGCGAACGTACGTCGAGACTCAGAGCCGTCTTCTGAAGTGTTCTCTCGGATCTTGTCGAACACCACGACGGTGTCATAGAGAGAGAAGCCGAGGATTGTAAGGAACCCGATCACTGCCGAGGGGGTTATTTCGAATCCAAAGACTCCATACACACCAGCGGTAATGACGATGTCATGGAGAAGCGCGATCATTGCTGCTATCGACATCTTCCAGGTACGGAAGTACATCGCCATCATGATCGCAGCGAGAGCGATGAATACGATCAGTGCGCGAAGGGCGGAGCTCGTAATATCTGCGCCCCAGGAAGGTCCAACGAACGACGCGGCAACCGTATCGTTCTCGACGTTGAAGGCACCCGCAAGTGCATCACGCACCGCGTTCGACTCATCAGTCTCTAACTGCTCCGTCTGGATGCGAAGCGAGCTCGTGCCAATGACCGTGACCTTGGGGTCAGCGTCCGCGACTACATCGATGACCGTGTCTGTCGCCAACGTCTGCGCTTCAGCGTTGGTATCTGGGTCTGAAAGTTGCTCGACCGAGTCGATCTGGAACTGCGATCCGCCGGTGAATTCGATGCCGAAGACATAGCCGCCACGCAGCGCCGGCACCACGATGGATACCGCGAGCAAAACTGCGGCGAGTGTGTACCAGACCTTGCGGCGGCCGATGAAGTTGATCGATACATCACCGGTGTAGAGATCGTTGCCGAACTTGGAGAAGCTAGCCATCAGGAGTCCTTTCCATCTGAGCTGGCATCAGGGGCAGTGCCCGCCAGGTCAGCAGCTTTTCGTTCAGCAATGGTCTGTCGACGCGCAGCTTCGCGGCTGGCGCCCGTTTTGTTCTTAGACACAGCCGGAGTGCGGAATTGTGCTCGGCCGCGATAGATCGCGCCGAGTGCGTTGGGGTCGAGCCCGCTAAAGCGGTGACCACTAGAGAAGAACCGGGTTGTCGCGAGTAGTTGAAGAACGGGGTGAGTAAACAACACCACAACAAGTACGTCGATGACCGTCGTGATTCCCAAAGTCAAGGCGAATCCTCGAACGTTGCCTACAGCAAGCACAAAGAGAACGACCGCGGAAAGAAGGTTGACAGCCTTGGCCGCAAAGATCGTGCGAAGCGCACGCTTCCAGCCAGCCTCTACCGCTCCGGTCAGCGAACGACCATCGCGAAGCTCATCTCGGATTCGCTCGAAGTAAACGATGAAGGAGTCCGCGGTGAAACCGATAGCCACGATAAGACCAGCAACGCCTGCGAGCGAGAGGCGGTAGCCGTGACGCCACGATAGGTAGGCGATGACCAAGTACGTGAGTACTCCAGCAACGATGAGCGACGCTACCGTTACCAGACCAAGAAGTCGGTATTGGAAGAGCGAGTAGATGACAACGAGAAGGAGACCGATGAGTCCGGCGATCAAACCCGAGTTCAATTGGTTGCTGCCCAACGTCGCAGAGATGTTTTCACTACTCTGAACTTCGAAACCAATCGGCAATGCACCGAACTTCAGCTGGTCAGCGAGAATCTCTGCGGTTTCTTGGGTGAAGGTTCCCGAAATCTGTGGATTTCCGCCGGTGATGATGCCCTGAGTAGTCGGGGCTGAAATTACCTGACCGTCGAGGACGATTCCGAAGCGGTTGCGCGGGTCGGTCTCATCGAAGGAAAAGAGGCGTGTGGTCATTTCTGCCATGCCCGCAGTGCCTTCATCATCGAACGTAAGGAATACACCCCATTGACCGGTGCTGACTCCCGACGAACTCGTGATGAGCCCGCTGGTGGCATCAGTGATCGTGCTTCCTTCAACCTCTACCGGGCCAAGAATGTATTTGTAAAGCCCGTCTGAGTCGCACGTGATGAGAGGTTCCGCTGCGGGGGCGACACTGAAATTATCCAGGGAAGCGCAATCGAAGTTCGTGAACTCGTCGAAAAGTGCGTCGGTAACCCAGTTGAGGTCACTGCCGTCAGTCGGCACTGCTGTTGGCGTTGTCGCGAGCGTGGGTTCCGGAGTCGCAGTAGCAGTCTCACCATCGGTCGCAGCCGTATCGGTGGGCTCAGGCGTCTCCGTTGCCGTCGCGGTCGGCGCTACATCTGTATACAGCAAAGGACGAAACTCGAGCTTCGCGGAGGACTGAATACGGTTGAGCGTCTCTTCGTCGGGAACGCCCGGGATCGAGACCACGATGTTGGCGGCACCTTGAGTAGTAACCTCGGCCTCGGCTACACCACTAGCGTCTACTCGATCGCGAATGATCGACACAGCCTGGGTAAGTTGCTCCGAGGTGACGGTCTGGCCACTCTCGAGTTGAGGAGCTAGAACGATTTGCGTTCCACCCTCAAGGTCAAGCGCTAGTTTCGGGGCCCACGACGCCGAGCCGAACATGGAGCCAGCACCGATCAAAACGGTGAGCGCCACCGTGAGTGCTGTGAGCCAGACGATGGCTCGCCACGCGTTTTTCACAGGGGTTGTTCTTGCCACCTATTTGACTCAGCTTTCTTGACAGAGCAGTGCAGGATCGCACGCCGTTGGACAGTCATCCCCGGGGAGGACGACTCTCAACACTAATGGGTTACGCGTACTCGTTTTACTATTTGGACGACTTGTCGTCCTTGGAGTCGGAAAGCTCGCCAAATTCTGGATCAGTCTCGGAGACAGCAGCTTCGCCAGCGGCTTCGCGCTCTGCCGCTTCACGATTCGCAATTTCCATCGCTTCTTCGACCGAGCGAGGAGCGCCATCTTCAACGGCGTCTTCAGCGACGACCTTCGCGAGAGTCTGGCTGTGAACCTTAACGATGACGCCCTTGCTGATTTCGATCTCAGCTTCGTTCTTGACGGTATCCATCGTGATGAGGGTTCCGAAAAGGCCAAAGTTGGTCATAACCTCAACGCCAGGAACCATCTGCTCGCGCAGTTCTTCCATCTGCGCTTTGCGCTTACGGCTGTTGCGGAACATGAAGAAGATGAGCACGCCGAGAATGGCGAGCATCGCAATAGAAAGAGGATCCATGAGGTACCTTTCGGTGGTCTGTGGGCCTGGCGCTCAAGCTGATGCGCGTGTTAAGCCAGTAAAACTATAGTTCATCACTGAACAGCGACGAATTCCTGTCAGCCATTCCAAAATGTTCCCATGCCGCGCGCGTTGCCACTCGGCCCCGCGGGGTGCGAGACAGCAACCCGATCCGCACGAGGAACGGTTCGACAACGGACTCTACTGTCTCGGCTTCTTCACCAACCGAAACGGCAAGGGTACTGAGCCCGACTGGTCCCCCGTCGAACCGACTAAGCACCGTGTGCATCACGGCGCGGTCAAGGCGATCGAGGCCACGCTCGTCGACGTCGTACAGCTCAAGAGCCGCACGCACCGCATCCGTGCTGGCGGGAATGCCATTGACGAGCGCATAGTCGCGCACCCGACGAAGCAAGCGATTGGCGATACGAGGAGTGCCCCGACAGCGGCCGGCAATCTCCGCGATCGCTTCTTTATCGATATCGAGTTCCAACATCGTCGCGGCTCGAGCCAACACTCGCTCAAGTTCCCCTTCATCGTAGAACTCAAGATGCGCCGTAAACCCGAATCGGTCGCGCAGAGGATTCGGGAGAAGACCAGAACGAGTAGTCGCGCCGACCAAGGTGAACGGCGCGATATCGAGCGGGATGGATGTCGCTCCTGCTCCCTTGCCCACCATGATGTCAATGCGGAAATCTTCCATCGCAAGGTAAAGCATCTCTTCTGCAGAGCGAGCCATGCGATGAATCTCGTCAATAAAGAGCACTTCGCCGGGAAGCAGCGACGACAACACCGCCGCTAGATCGCCAGCATGCTGAATAGCGGGGCCGCTCGACATACGCAGCGGGCGGTCGCTCTCATGGGCGACGATCATCGCCAACGTGGTCTTGCCGAGACCAGGAGGGCCTGCAAGAAGAATGTGGTCTGCGGTGCGATTCTGCATCGCCGCCGCGCGCAAGAGCAACTGAAGTTGCCCGCGAACCTTCGTCTGCCCGACAAACTCGTCAAGAGACTTGGGGCGCAACGCACCCTCGAAAGCAAGCTCAGCATCCGACTCGACGCCTGAAGTGACGACGTCGTCGTTATCCAGCATTAGAGACCAGCCTTACCTGTCTGCGAACCAACGAGCAGCAGTGCCCGACGAAGAATCGCCTGCACATCGCTCTGCTCCGACTCGTCGGCATCCTGAACGGCACCTTCCGCTGCGGGTTGCGCAAGTTTCTCTGCCCAGCCCAAACCTTGGAGCGCCAATGACACTTGTTCGGACACAGAGGTGGAACGCGGCGCGGCAGCAGCGGGTCGGCGTGCGGACACGATGAGCTTGCCTGCCAAGTTCAACACGATGAGCTTGGCGGTCTTGGGCCCGATACCCGAC
This window encodes:
- the secF gene encoding protein translocase subunit SecF; protein product: MASFSKFGNDLYTGDVSINFIGRRKVWYTLAAVLLAVSIVVPALRGGYVFGIEFTGGSQFQIDSVEQLSDPDTNAEAQTLATDTVIDVVADADPKVTVIGTSSLRIQTEQLETDESNAVRDALAGAFNVENDTVAASFVGPSWGADITSSALRALIVFIALAAIMMAMYFRTWKMSIAAMIALLHDIVITAGVYGVFGFEITPSAVIGFLTILGFSLYDTVVVFDKIRENTSEDGSESRRTFAESVNLAVNQTLVRSINTGVVAALPVGAILFIGAYVLGAGTLRDIALALFIGIIVGTYSTIFIAAPLYAQFRQNEPAILSRTKRLTAARAADKGSK
- the secD gene encoding protein translocase subunit SecD; protein product: MARTTPVKNAWRAIVWLTALTVALTVLIGAGSMFGSASWAPKLALDLEGGTQIVLAPQLESGQTVTSEQLTQAVSIIRDRVDASGVAEAEVTTQGAANIVVSIPGVPDEETLNRIQSSAKLEFRPLLYTDVAPTATATETPEPTDTAATDGETATATPEPTLATTPTAVPTDGSDLNWVTDALFDEFTNFDCASLDNFSVAPAAEPLITCDSDGLYKYILGPVEVEGSTITDATSGLITSSSGVSTGQWGVFLTFDDEGTAGMAEMTTRLFSFDETDPRNRFGIVLDGQVISAPTTQGIITGGNPQISGTFTQETAEILADQLKFGALPIGFEVQSSENISATLGSNQLNSGLIAGLIGLLLVVIYSLFQYRLLGLVTVASLIVAGVLTYLVIAYLSWRHGYRLSLAGVAGLIVAIGFTADSFIVYFERIRDELRDGRSLTGAVEAGWKRALRTIFAAKAVNLLSAVVLFVLAVGNVRGFALTLGITTVIDVLVVVLFTHPVLQLLATTRFFSSGHRFSGLDPNALGAIYRGRAQFRTPAVSKNKTGASREAARRQTIAERKAADLAGTAPDASSDGKDS
- the yajC gene encoding preprotein translocase subunit YajC; translation: MDPLSIAMLAILGVLIFFMFRNSRKRKAQMEELREQMVPGVEVMTNFGLFGTLITMDTVKNEAEIEISKGVIVKVHSQTLAKVVAEDAVEDGAPRSVEEAMEIANREAAEREAAGEAAVSETDPEFGELSDSKDDKSSK
- the ruvB gene encoding Holliday junction branch migration DNA helicase RuvB, with protein sequence MLDNDDVVTSGVESDAELAFEGALRPKSLDEFVGQTKVRGQLQLLLRAAAMQNRTADHILLAGPPGLGKTTLAMIVAHESDRPLRMSSGPAIQHAGDLAAVLSSLLPGEVLFIDEIHRMARSAEEMLYLAMEDFRIDIMVGKGAGATSIPLDIAPFTLVGATTRSGLLPNPLRDRFGFTAHLEFYDEGELERVLARAATMLELDIDKEAIAEIAGRCRGTPRIANRLLRRVRDYALVNGIPASTDAVRAALELYDVDERGLDRLDRAVMHTVLSRFDGGPVGLSTLAVSVGEEAETVESVVEPFLVRIGLLSRTPRGRVATRAAWEHFGMADRNSSLFSDEL